The proteins below are encoded in one region of Ciconia boyciana chromosome 31, ASM3463844v1, whole genome shotgun sequence:
- the SMARCA4 gene encoding transcription activator BRG1 isoform X4, translated as MSTPDPPMGGTPRPGPSPGPGPSPGAMLGPSPGPSPGSAHSMMGPSPGPPSAGHPLPPQGPGGYAQDNMHQMHKPMDSMHEKGITDDPRYSQMKGMGMRPGGHAGMGPPPSPMDQHSQGYPSPLGGSEHASSPVPANGPSSGPQMSSGPGGVPLDGTDPQALGQQNRGPTPFNQNQLHQLRAQIMAYKMLARGQPLPDHLQMAVQGKRPMPGMQQQMPTLPPPSVSGTGPVQGPVQGPGPGPTPPNYNRPHGIGGPNMPPPGPSGVPPGMPGQPPGGPPKPWPEGPMANAAAPTSTPQKLIPPQPTGRPSPAPPAVPPAASPVMPPQTQSPGQPAQPAPMVQLHQKQNRITPIQKPRGLDPVEILQEREYRLQARIAHRIQELENLPGSLAGDLRTKATIELKALRLLNFQRQLRQEVVVCMRRDTALETALNAKAYKRSKRQSLREARITEKLEKQQKIEQERKRRQKHQEYLNSILQHAKDFKEYHRSVTGKIQKLTKAVATYHANTEREQKKENERIEKERMRRLMAEDEEGYRKLIDQKKDKRLAYLLQQTDEYVANLTELVRQHKAAQVAKEKKKKKKKKKAENAEGQTPAIGPDGEPLDETSQMSDLPVKVIHVESGKILTGTDAPKAGQLEAWLEMNPGYEVAPRSDSEESGSEEEEEEEEEEQPQPAQPALPVEEKKKIPDPDSDDVSEVDARHIIENAKQDVDDEYGVSQALARGLQSYYAVAHAVTERVDKQSTLMVNGVLKQYQIKGLEWLVSLYNNNLNGILADEMGLGKTIQTIALITYLMEHKRINGPFLIIVPLSTLSNWAYEFDKWAPSVVKVSYKGSPAARRAFVPQLRSGKFNVLLTTYEYIIKDKHILAKIRWKYMIVDEGHRMKNHHCKLTQVLNTHYVAPRRLLLTGTPLQNKLPELWALLNFLLPTIFKSCSTFEQWFNAPFAMTGEKVDLNEEETILIIRRLHKVLRPFLLRRLKKEVEAQLPEKVEYVIKCDMSALQRVLYRHMQAKGVLLTDGSEKDKKGKGGTKTLMNTIMQLRKICNHPYMFQHIEESFSEHLGFTGGIVQGLDLYRASGKFELLDRILPKLRATNHKVLLFCQMTSLMTIMEDYFAYRGFKYLRLDGTTKAEDRGMLLKTFNEPGSEYFIFLLSTRAGGLGLNLQSADTVIIFDSDWNPHQDLQAQDRAHRIGQQNEVRVLRLCTVNSVEEKILAAAKYKLNVDQKVIQAGMFDQKSSSHERRAFLQAILEHEEQDENRYSAGSGSGSASFPHTASTLCLNAELEEPPLKEEDEVPDDETVNQMIARHEEEFDLFMRMDLDRRREEARNPKRKPRLMEEDELPSWIIKDDAEVERLTCEEEEEKMFGRGSRHRKEVDYSDSLTEKQWLKAIEEGTLEEIEEEVRQKKSSRKRKRDTDVGSATPTTSTRSRDKDDDSKKQKKRGRPPAEKLSPNPPNLTKKMKKIVDAVIKYKDSSSGRQLSEVFIQLPSRKELPEYYELIRKPVDFKKIKERIRNHKYRSLNDLEKDVMLLCQNAQTFNLEGSLIYEDSIVLQSVFTSVRQKIEKEEESEGEDSEEEEEGEEEGSESESRSVKVKIKLGRKEKAQDRLKGRRRTSRGSRAKPVVSDDDSEEEQEEDRSGSGTEED; from the exons ATGTCGACTCCGGATCCTCCGATGGGAGGAACGCCTCGCCCGGGGCCCTCTCCGGGGCCGGGCCCCTCTCCGGGCGCCATGCTGGGACCCAGCCCGGGACCCTCTCCCGGCTCTGCACACAGTATGATGGGACCCAGCCCCGGACCACCCTCGGCAGGACACCCGCTGCCGCCTCAGGGGCCGGGGGGCTACGCTCAGGACAACATGCATCAGATGCACAAG cccatggactCCATGCATGAGAAGGGAATAACCGACGATCCTCGCTACAGCCAGATGAAAGGGATGGGAATGCGGCCCGGCGGGCACGCGGGAATGGGTCCTCCTCCGAGCCCGATGGATCAACACTCTCAAG GTTACCCTTCTCCGCTCGGCGGCTCCGAGCACGCCTCGAGTCCGGTTCCGGCTAACGGTCCGTCCTCTGGCCCTCAGATGTCCTCTGGCCCCGGCGGAGTCCCCTTGGATGGCACTGACCCCCAAGCGCTGGGGCAGCAGAACCGGGGCCCGACCCCTTTTAACCAGAACCAGCTGCACCAGCTGAGAGCTCAGATCATGGCCTACAAGATGCTGGCCAGAGGCCAGCCTCTCCCTGACCACCTTCAGATGGCGGTGCAGGGGAAGCGACCCATGCCTGGAATGCAGCAGCAAATGCCGACACTACCTCCGCCCTCCGTGTCCGGGACAGGACCCGTGCAAGGACCAGTGCAAGGGCCTGGACCGGGACCGACACCTCCAAACTATAACAGACCTCACG GTATAGGAGGGCCTAACATGCCCCCTCCCGGACCCTCAGGAGTTCCCCCAGGAATGCCTGGGCAACCCCCCGGCGGCCCCCCCAAGCCCTGGCCGGAAG GACCAATGGCAAATGCTGCAGCCCCCACTAGCACACCTCAGAAACTGATTCCTCCCCAGCCCACCGGCCGGCCCTCGCCAGCCCCCCCGGCGGTGCCTCCCGCGGCGTCGCCCGTGATGCCGCCCCAGACGCAGTCTCCCGGGCAGCCGGCCCAGCCGGCCCCCATGGTGCAGCTCCACCAGAAGCAGAACCGGATCACGCCCATCCAGAAACCCAGAGGACTCGACCCGGTGGAAATCCTGCAGGAGAGGGAGTACAG gctGCAAGCTCGCATCGCTCACAGAATCCAAGAGCTGGAAAACCTTCCTGGCTCCCTGGCTGGTGACCTGAGAACCAAAGCTACCATTGAACTTAAAGCACTAAGGCTGCTTAATTTTCAGCGACAG CTGCGTCAGGAAGTCGTGGTGTGCATGAGGCGAGACACAGCCTTGGAAACGGCCCTGAACGCCAAGGCGTACAAGCGCAGCAAGCGGCAGTCCCTGCGCGAGGCTCGCATCACCgagaagctggagaagcagcagaagattGAGCAAGAACGGAAACGCAGGCAGAAGCACCAG gAATACCTCAATAGCATTCTCCAGCACGCTAAAGATTTCAAGGAATACCATCGCTCCGTCACAGGCAAAATTCAAAAGCTGACCAAGGCGGTGGCTACTTACCACGCCAACACGGAGCGCgagcagaagaaggaaaacgAGAGGATCGAGAAGGAGAGAATGCGCCGTCTGATG GCTGAAGATGAGGAAGGGTACCGCAAACTCATCGATCAGAAGAAGGACAAGCGCTTGGcctacctgctgcagcagacGGACGAGTACGTAGCCAACCTGACGGAGCTGGTGCGGCAGCACAAGGCCGCGCAGGTGGccaaggagaagaagaagaaaaagaaaaagaag aAGGCAGAGAATGCGGAAGGGCAGACTCCGGCGATCGGACCAGATGGCGAA CCACTGGACGAGACGAGCCAAATGAGCGATCTCCCTGTCAAAGTGATCCACGTGGAGAGCGGCAAGATCCTCACCGGCACCGATGCCCCGAAGGCGGGGCAGCTGGAAGCCTGGCTGGAGATGAACCCCGG aTATGAAGTAGCTCCAAGATCTGACAGTGAAGAAAGTGggtcagaagaggaggaggag gaggaggaagaggagcaacCGCAACCTgctcagcctgccctgcctgtggaggagaagaaaaagatccCCGATCCAGACAGCGACGATGTCTCAGAAGTGGATGCCAGACACATTATCGA GAATGCTAAGCAAGACGTTGATGATGAATACGGGGTGTCTCAAGCGCTGGCGAGGGGCCTGCAGTCGTACTACGCCGTGGCCCACGCCGTCACCGAGAGGGTGGACAAGCAGTCCACGCTGATGGTCAACGGGGTCCTCAAGCAGTACCAG ATCAAAGGTCTGGAGTGGCTGGTGTCCCTCTACAACAACAACCTGAACGGCATCCTGGCAGATGAAATGGGTCTGGGCAAAACCATCCAGACCATCGCTTTAATCACATACCTCATGGAGCACAAACGGATCAACGGACCCTTCCTCATTATCGTACCTCTCTC aactctGTCGAATTGGGCGTATGAGTTTGACAAATGGGCTCCTTCTGTGGTGAAGGTCTCGTACAAG GGCTCTCCAGCAGCAAGACGGGCATTCGTACCTCAGCTCCGAAGCGGGAAATTCAATGTCTTGCTCACTACTTATGAATATATCATCAAAGATAAGCACATCCTGGCCAAG ATCCGCTGGAAGTACATGATCGTGGACGAGGGCCACAGAATGAAGAACCACCACTGCAAACTCACCCAGGTCCTCAACACGCACTACGTGGCCCCGCGCCGTCTGCTGCTGACGGGAACCCCGCTGCAGAACAAGCTCCCGGAGCTGTGGGCCCTGCTCAATTTCCTCCTGCCCACCATCTTCAAGAGCTGTAGCACATTCGAGCAGTGGTTTAACGCTCCTTTCGCCATGACGGGAGAAAAG GTGGACCTGAACGAAGAAGAAACCATCCTGATCATTCGGCGCTTGCACAAAGTGCTGCGCCCCTTCCTGCTGCGGAGGCTGAAGAAGGAAGTAGAAGCGCAGCTGCCTGAAAAG GTGGAGTACGTGATCAAGTGTGACATGTCCGCTCTGCAGAGGGTCCTCTACAGGCACATGCAGGCCAAGGGGGTGCTCCTCACGGACGGCTCCGAGAAGGACAAAAAG GGTAAAGGCGGTACGAAAACCTTAATGAACACGATCATGCAGCTGCGGAAGATCTGCAACCACCCCTACATGTTTCAGCATATAGAG GAATCCTTTTCTGAGCACTTGGGGTTCACGGGAGGTATCGTGCAAGG aCTGGATTTGTACCGTGCCTCAGGCAAATTTGAGCTCCTCGACAGAATTCTCCCCAAACTACGAGCCACCAACCACAAGGTGCTGCTCTTCTGCCAGATGACCTCCCTCATGACCATCATGGAAGATTATTTTGCTTACCGCGGATTCAAATACCTCAGGCTGGACG GCACCACTAAAGCGGAAGACCGGGGCATGTTGTTAAAGACTTTCAATGAGCCAGGCTCCGAgtacttcatttttttgctgagcACTCGGGCTGGTGGGCTGGGTCTGAACCTCCAGTCTGCCGATACTGTGATTATCTTTGACAGCGACTGGAACCCTCACcag GACCTGCAGGCGCAAGACCGAGCGCACCGCATCGGGCAGCAGAACGAAGTGCGCGTTCTCCGGCTCTGCACCGTCAACAGCGTGGAGGAGAAGATCCTTGCCGCCGCCAAATACAAGCTGAATGTTGATCAGAAGGTTATCCAAGCCGGCATGTTTGACCAGAAGTCCTCGAGCCACGAGCGAAGAGCCTTCCTCCAGGCTATCTTGGAGCACGAGGAGCAGGACGAG AACAGATACAGCGCGGGCAGCGGCAGTGGCAGTGCAAGCTTCCCCCACACTGCCTCAACCCTGTGCCTGAACGCTGAGTTGGAGGAACCACCTCTAAAG GAAGAAGACGAAGTTCCCGATGACGAAACGGTCAACCAGATGATTGCGCGGCACGAAGAGGAGTTTGACCTTTTCATG CGCATGGACCTGGACCGCAGGCGGGAGGAGGCGCGAAACCCCAAGCGCAAACCGCGCCTGATGGAGGAGGACGAGCTGCCATCTTGGATCATCAAGGATGATGCCGAGGTGGAGAGGTTGAcgtgtgaggaggaggaggaaaagatgtTTGGGCGAGGCTCGCGGCACCGTAAGGAGGTGGACTACAGCGACTCGCTGACGGAAAAGCAGTGGCTCAAG GCGATCGAGGAGGGGACGCTGGAGGAGATCGAGGAGGAGGTGCGCCAGAAAAAATCCTCCCGTAAACGCAAGCGGGACACGGACGTCGGCTCCGCCActcccaccaccagcacccgCAGCCGGGATAAGGACGATGatagcaaaaagcagaagaagcGCGGCAGGCCGCCGGCGGAGAAACTCTCCCCGAACCCCCCCAACCTcaccaaaaaaatgaagaagatcGTGGACGCCGTCATCAAGTATAAGGACAG TAGTAGTGGACGGCAGCTCAGCGAAGTCTTCATCCAGCTGCCTTCCCGCAAGGAGCTGCCGGAGTACTACGAGCTCATCCGCAAGCCCGTCGACTTCAAGAAAATCAAG GAGCGCATCCGCAACCACAAGTACCGGAGCCTGAACGACCTGGAGAAGGACGTCATGCTGCTGTGCCAGAACGCGCAGACCTTCAACCTCGAGGGCTCTCTG atcTACGAGGACTCCATCGTCCTGCAGTCCGTCTTCACCAGCGTGAGGCAGAAAAttgagaaggaggaggagagcgaAGGTGAGgacagtgaggaggaggaggaaggagaagaggaaggatcCGAATCCGAGT CTCGCTCCGTCAAGGTGAAGATCAAGCTGGGGCGGAAGGAGAAGGCGCAGGACCGGCTGAAGGGCCGCCGGCGCACCAGCCGCGGCTCCCGCGCCAAGCCCGTGGTGAGCGACGAC
- the SMARCA4 gene encoding transcription activator BRG1 isoform X1 yields the protein MSTPDPPMGGTPRPGPSPGPGPSPGAMLGPSPGPSPGSAHSMMGPSPGPPSAGHPLPPQGPGGYAQDNMHQMHKPMDSMHEKGITDDPRYSQMKGMGMRPGGHAGMGPPPSPMDQHSQGYPSPLGGSEHASSPVPANGPSSGPQMSSGPGGVPLDGTDPQALGQQNRGPTPFNQNQLHQLRAQIMAYKMLARGQPLPDHLQMAVQGKRPMPGMQQQMPTLPPPSVSGTGPVQGPVQGPGPGPTPPNYNRPHGIGGPNMPPPGPSGVPPGMPGQPPGGPPKPWPEGPMANAAAPTSTPQKLIPPQPTGRPSPAPPAVPPAASPVMPPQTQSPGQPAQPAPMVQLHQKQNRITPIQKPRGLDPVEILQEREYRLQARIAHRIQELENLPGSLAGDLRTKATIELKALRLLNFQRQLRQEVVVCMRRDTALETALNAKAYKRSKRQSLREARITEKLEKQQKIEQERKRRQKHQEYLNSILQHAKDFKEYHRSVTGKIQKLTKAVATYHANTEREQKKENERIEKERMRRLMAEDEEGYRKLIDQKKDKRLAYLLQQTDEYVANLTELVRQHKAAQVAKEKKKKKKKKKAENAEGQTPAIGPDGEPLDETSQMSDLPVKVIHVESGKILTGTDAPKAGQLEAWLEMNPGYEVAPRSDSEESGSEEEEEEEEEEQPQPAQPALPVEEKKKIPDPDSDDVSEVDARHIIENAKQDVDDEYGVSQALARGLQSYYAVAHAVTERVDKQSTLMVNGVLKQYQIKGLEWLVSLYNNNLNGILADEMGLGKTIQTIALITYLMEHKRINGPFLIIVPLSTLSNWAYEFDKWAPSVVKVSYKGSPAARRAFVPQLRSGKFNVLLTTYEYIIKDKHILAKIRWKYMIVDEGHRMKNHHCKLTQVLNTHYVAPRRLLLTGTPLQNKLPELWALLNFLLPTIFKSCSTFEQWFNAPFAMTGEKVDLNEEETILIIRRLHKVLRPFLLRRLKKEVEAQLPEKVEYVIKCDMSALQRVLYRHMQAKGVLLTDGSEKDKKGKGGTKTLMNTIMQLRKICNHPYMFQHIEESFSEHLGFTGGIVQGLDLYRASGKFELLDRILPKLRATNHKVLLFCQMTSLMTIMEDYFAYRGFKYLRLDGTTKAEDRGMLLKTFNEPGSEYFIFLLSTRAGGLGLNLQSADTVIIFDSDWNPHQDLQAQDRAHRIGQQNEVRVLRLCTVNSVEEKILAAAKYKLNVDQKVIQAGMFDQKSSSHERRAFLQAILEHEEQDENRYSAGSGSGSASFPHTASTLCLNAELEEPPLKEEDEVPDDETVNQMIARHEEEFDLFMRMDLDRRREEARNPKRKPRLMEEDELPSWIIKDDAEVERLTCEEEEEKMFGRGSRHRKEVDYSDSLTEKQWLKVYMAIEEGTLEEIEEEVRQKKSSRKRKRDTDVGSATPTTSTRSRDKDDDSKKQKKRGRPPAEKLSPNPPNLTKKMKKIVDAVIKYKDSSSGRQLSEVFIQLPSRKELPEYYELIRKPVDFKKIKERIRNHKYRSLNDLEKDVMLLCQNAQTFNLEGSLIYEDSIVLQSVFTSVRQKIEKEEESEGEDSEEEEEGEEEGSESESRSVKVKIKLGRKEKAQDRLKGRRRTSRGSRAKPVVSDDDSEEEQEEDRSGSGTEED from the exons ATGTCGACTCCGGATCCTCCGATGGGAGGAACGCCTCGCCCGGGGCCCTCTCCGGGGCCGGGCCCCTCTCCGGGCGCCATGCTGGGACCCAGCCCGGGACCCTCTCCCGGCTCTGCACACAGTATGATGGGACCCAGCCCCGGACCACCCTCGGCAGGACACCCGCTGCCGCCTCAGGGGCCGGGGGGCTACGCTCAGGACAACATGCATCAGATGCACAAG cccatggactCCATGCATGAGAAGGGAATAACCGACGATCCTCGCTACAGCCAGATGAAAGGGATGGGAATGCGGCCCGGCGGGCACGCGGGAATGGGTCCTCCTCCGAGCCCGATGGATCAACACTCTCAAG GTTACCCTTCTCCGCTCGGCGGCTCCGAGCACGCCTCGAGTCCGGTTCCGGCTAACGGTCCGTCCTCTGGCCCTCAGATGTCCTCTGGCCCCGGCGGAGTCCCCTTGGATGGCACTGACCCCCAAGCGCTGGGGCAGCAGAACCGGGGCCCGACCCCTTTTAACCAGAACCAGCTGCACCAGCTGAGAGCTCAGATCATGGCCTACAAGATGCTGGCCAGAGGCCAGCCTCTCCCTGACCACCTTCAGATGGCGGTGCAGGGGAAGCGACCCATGCCTGGAATGCAGCAGCAAATGCCGACACTACCTCCGCCCTCCGTGTCCGGGACAGGACCCGTGCAAGGACCAGTGCAAGGGCCTGGACCGGGACCGACACCTCCAAACTATAACAGACCTCACG GTATAGGAGGGCCTAACATGCCCCCTCCCGGACCCTCAGGAGTTCCCCCAGGAATGCCTGGGCAACCCCCCGGCGGCCCCCCCAAGCCCTGGCCGGAAG GACCAATGGCAAATGCTGCAGCCCCCACTAGCACACCTCAGAAACTGATTCCTCCCCAGCCCACCGGCCGGCCCTCGCCAGCCCCCCCGGCGGTGCCTCCCGCGGCGTCGCCCGTGATGCCGCCCCAGACGCAGTCTCCCGGGCAGCCGGCCCAGCCGGCCCCCATGGTGCAGCTCCACCAGAAGCAGAACCGGATCACGCCCATCCAGAAACCCAGAGGACTCGACCCGGTGGAAATCCTGCAGGAGAGGGAGTACAG gctGCAAGCTCGCATCGCTCACAGAATCCAAGAGCTGGAAAACCTTCCTGGCTCCCTGGCTGGTGACCTGAGAACCAAAGCTACCATTGAACTTAAAGCACTAAGGCTGCTTAATTTTCAGCGACAG CTGCGTCAGGAAGTCGTGGTGTGCATGAGGCGAGACACAGCCTTGGAAACGGCCCTGAACGCCAAGGCGTACAAGCGCAGCAAGCGGCAGTCCCTGCGCGAGGCTCGCATCACCgagaagctggagaagcagcagaagattGAGCAAGAACGGAAACGCAGGCAGAAGCACCAG gAATACCTCAATAGCATTCTCCAGCACGCTAAAGATTTCAAGGAATACCATCGCTCCGTCACAGGCAAAATTCAAAAGCTGACCAAGGCGGTGGCTACTTACCACGCCAACACGGAGCGCgagcagaagaaggaaaacgAGAGGATCGAGAAGGAGAGAATGCGCCGTCTGATG GCTGAAGATGAGGAAGGGTACCGCAAACTCATCGATCAGAAGAAGGACAAGCGCTTGGcctacctgctgcagcagacGGACGAGTACGTAGCCAACCTGACGGAGCTGGTGCGGCAGCACAAGGCCGCGCAGGTGGccaaggagaagaagaagaaaaagaaaaagaag aAGGCAGAGAATGCGGAAGGGCAGACTCCGGCGATCGGACCAGATGGCGAA CCACTGGACGAGACGAGCCAAATGAGCGATCTCCCTGTCAAAGTGATCCACGTGGAGAGCGGCAAGATCCTCACCGGCACCGATGCCCCGAAGGCGGGGCAGCTGGAAGCCTGGCTGGAGATGAACCCCGG aTATGAAGTAGCTCCAAGATCTGACAGTGAAGAAAGTGggtcagaagaggaggaggag gaggaggaagaggagcaacCGCAACCTgctcagcctgccctgcctgtggaggagaagaaaaagatccCCGATCCAGACAGCGACGATGTCTCAGAAGTGGATGCCAGACACATTATCGA GAATGCTAAGCAAGACGTTGATGATGAATACGGGGTGTCTCAAGCGCTGGCGAGGGGCCTGCAGTCGTACTACGCCGTGGCCCACGCCGTCACCGAGAGGGTGGACAAGCAGTCCACGCTGATGGTCAACGGGGTCCTCAAGCAGTACCAG ATCAAAGGTCTGGAGTGGCTGGTGTCCCTCTACAACAACAACCTGAACGGCATCCTGGCAGATGAAATGGGTCTGGGCAAAACCATCCAGACCATCGCTTTAATCACATACCTCATGGAGCACAAACGGATCAACGGACCCTTCCTCATTATCGTACCTCTCTC aactctGTCGAATTGGGCGTATGAGTTTGACAAATGGGCTCCTTCTGTGGTGAAGGTCTCGTACAAG GGCTCTCCAGCAGCAAGACGGGCATTCGTACCTCAGCTCCGAAGCGGGAAATTCAATGTCTTGCTCACTACTTATGAATATATCATCAAAGATAAGCACATCCTGGCCAAG ATCCGCTGGAAGTACATGATCGTGGACGAGGGCCACAGAATGAAGAACCACCACTGCAAACTCACCCAGGTCCTCAACACGCACTACGTGGCCCCGCGCCGTCTGCTGCTGACGGGAACCCCGCTGCAGAACAAGCTCCCGGAGCTGTGGGCCCTGCTCAATTTCCTCCTGCCCACCATCTTCAAGAGCTGTAGCACATTCGAGCAGTGGTTTAACGCTCCTTTCGCCATGACGGGAGAAAAG GTGGACCTGAACGAAGAAGAAACCATCCTGATCATTCGGCGCTTGCACAAAGTGCTGCGCCCCTTCCTGCTGCGGAGGCTGAAGAAGGAAGTAGAAGCGCAGCTGCCTGAAAAG GTGGAGTACGTGATCAAGTGTGACATGTCCGCTCTGCAGAGGGTCCTCTACAGGCACATGCAGGCCAAGGGGGTGCTCCTCACGGACGGCTCCGAGAAGGACAAAAAG GGTAAAGGCGGTACGAAAACCTTAATGAACACGATCATGCAGCTGCGGAAGATCTGCAACCACCCCTACATGTTTCAGCATATAGAG GAATCCTTTTCTGAGCACTTGGGGTTCACGGGAGGTATCGTGCAAGG aCTGGATTTGTACCGTGCCTCAGGCAAATTTGAGCTCCTCGACAGAATTCTCCCCAAACTACGAGCCACCAACCACAAGGTGCTGCTCTTCTGCCAGATGACCTCCCTCATGACCATCATGGAAGATTATTTTGCTTACCGCGGATTCAAATACCTCAGGCTGGACG GCACCACTAAAGCGGAAGACCGGGGCATGTTGTTAAAGACTTTCAATGAGCCAGGCTCCGAgtacttcatttttttgctgagcACTCGGGCTGGTGGGCTGGGTCTGAACCTCCAGTCTGCCGATACTGTGATTATCTTTGACAGCGACTGGAACCCTCACcag GACCTGCAGGCGCAAGACCGAGCGCACCGCATCGGGCAGCAGAACGAAGTGCGCGTTCTCCGGCTCTGCACCGTCAACAGCGTGGAGGAGAAGATCCTTGCCGCCGCCAAATACAAGCTGAATGTTGATCAGAAGGTTATCCAAGCCGGCATGTTTGACCAGAAGTCCTCGAGCCACGAGCGAAGAGCCTTCCTCCAGGCTATCTTGGAGCACGAGGAGCAGGACGAG AACAGATACAGCGCGGGCAGCGGCAGTGGCAGTGCAAGCTTCCCCCACACTGCCTCAACCCTGTGCCTGAACGCTGAGTTGGAGGAACCACCTCTAAAG GAAGAAGACGAAGTTCCCGATGACGAAACGGTCAACCAGATGATTGCGCGGCACGAAGAGGAGTTTGACCTTTTCATG CGCATGGACCTGGACCGCAGGCGGGAGGAGGCGCGAAACCCCAAGCGCAAACCGCGCCTGATGGAGGAGGACGAGCTGCCATCTTGGATCATCAAGGATGATGCCGAGGTGGAGAGGTTGAcgtgtgaggaggaggaggaaaagatgtTTGGGCGAGGCTCGCGGCACCGTAAGGAGGTGGACTACAGCGACTCGCTGACGGAAAAGCAGTGGCTCAAGGTATACATG GCGATCGAGGAGGGGACGCTGGAGGAGATCGAGGAGGAGGTGCGCCAGAAAAAATCCTCCCGTAAACGCAAGCGGGACACGGACGTCGGCTCCGCCActcccaccaccagcacccgCAGCCGGGATAAGGACGATGatagcaaaaagcagaagaagcGCGGCAGGCCGCCGGCGGAGAAACTCTCCCCGAACCCCCCCAACCTcaccaaaaaaatgaagaagatcGTGGACGCCGTCATCAAGTATAAGGACAG TAGTAGTGGACGGCAGCTCAGCGAAGTCTTCATCCAGCTGCCTTCCCGCAAGGAGCTGCCGGAGTACTACGAGCTCATCCGCAAGCCCGTCGACTTCAAGAAAATCAAG GAGCGCATCCGCAACCACAAGTACCGGAGCCTGAACGACCTGGAGAAGGACGTCATGCTGCTGTGCCAGAACGCGCAGACCTTCAACCTCGAGGGCTCTCTG atcTACGAGGACTCCATCGTCCTGCAGTCCGTCTTCACCAGCGTGAGGCAGAAAAttgagaaggaggaggagagcgaAGGTGAGgacagtgaggaggaggaggaaggagaagaggaaggatcCGAATCCGAGT CTCGCTCCGTCAAGGTGAAGATCAAGCTGGGGCGGAAGGAGAAGGCGCAGGACCGGCTGAAGGGCCGCCGGCGCACCAGCCGCGGCTCCCGCGCCAAGCCCGTGGTGAGCGACGAC